The Pseudomonas berkeleyensis genome includes a region encoding these proteins:
- a CDS encoding DUF2846 domain-containing protein, which yields MRRLLLPFSICLLVGCSTPGAFFGDVKGEPFIAHTLSDENHALVYLYRPRNDWADQELEAPGLFLDNRLIGSLPSNGYLVLEFDAANYKLEMRRPLAGSFWTLLADGPLDFTLISSFTLDAAVGATYYLRYDEDGPPPQNSASEGNADGPLQLVSAELAEQELGATRSVQPMTRIAASQVEVERPQRGFWRSIGESLDKIGI from the coding sequence ATGCGCCGTTTGCTGCTGCCGTTTTCCATCTGCCTTCTGGTTGGCTGTTCTACTCCGGGCGCCTTTTTCGGTGACGTGAAGGGTGAGCCCTTCATTGCGCACACGCTGAGTGACGAGAACCACGCGCTGGTTTACCTCTATCGGCCACGCAACGACTGGGCGGATCAGGAGCTCGAGGCGCCAGGCTTGTTTCTCGACAATCGCCTGATCGGCAGTCTGCCCAGCAATGGCTATCTGGTGCTGGAGTTCGATGCGGCCAACTACAAGCTGGAGATGCGTCGCCCGTTGGCCGGCAGTTTCTGGACGTTGCTGGCCGACGGGCCGCTGGATTTCACCCTGATCTCCAGCTTCACCCTGGATGCGGCGGTAGGCGCTACCTACTACCTGCGTTATGACGAGGATGGCCCGCCACCGCAGAATTCAGCGTCCGAGGGCAATGCCGATGGGCCGCTGCAACTGGTTTCGGCCGAGCTGGCCGAGCAGGAGCTGGGCGCCACGCGTAGCGTACAGCCGATGACGCGCATCGCTGCCAGCCAGGTCGAGGTGGAACGACCGCAGCGTGGCTTCTGGCGCTCCATCGGGGAATCGCTGGACAAGATCGGGATCTGA
- a CDS encoding PAS domain-containing protein, with the protein MINAKLLQLVIDASNDGIVVAEQEGEDNILIYANAAFENLTGYPCDDILYQDCRFLQGNDRAQVGLQAIRDAVREQKPCRQIIRNYRKDGSAFWNELSITPVFNEGDQLTYYIGIQKDVTEQVEAQQRVRELEAEVAALNAELARLKS; encoded by the coding sequence ATGATCAATGCCAAGCTGCTGCAACTGGTAATCGATGCCTCCAACGACGGAATCGTGGTGGCCGAGCAGGAGGGTGAAGACAACATCCTGATCTACGCCAATGCCGCGTTCGAAAACCTGACCGGTTATCCCTGCGATGACATCCTCTATCAGGACTGCCGCTTCCTGCAGGGCAACGACCGTGCCCAGGTTGGCCTGCAGGCCATTCGTGACGCCGTGCGGGAGCAGAAGCCCTGCCGCCAGATCATCCGCAACTACCGCAAGGACGGCAGCGCCTTCTGGAACGAGCTGTCGATCACCCCGGTATTCAACGAAGGCGACCAACTGACCTATTACATCGGTATCCAGAAGGACGTCACCGAGCAGGTGGAAGCTCAGCAGCGCGTGCGAGAGCTGGAAGCCGAGGTCGCAGCACTGAATGCCGAGCTGGCCCGCCTGAAAAGCTGA
- a CDS encoding alpha/beta fold hydrolase: protein MSELPGIALDDWHARGLAMDFRGHTIRYWVAGAEDAEPLLLIHGFPTASWDWHYLWAPLAERYRVIACDMLGFGYSAKPRGHDYSLLEQADLQQALLAHLGEQRPLHVLAHDYGDSVAQEMIARHQDGRVKLASCVFLNGGLFPETHHPVRVQKLLLGPLGPLVGRLFSRRKLAQSFARIFGPRSQASDAELDALWQLVKYNNGPAVMHRLIRYMPERRQQRERWVTAMQATTVPMRVIDGAFDPISGAHMVARYRELIADADTVLLDDIGHYPQLEAPQQVLEHYLQFVEGTRSDDA from the coding sequence GTGAGCGAGTTGCCAGGCATTGCCCTGGATGACTGGCATGCTCGGGGGCTGGCAATGGATTTTCGTGGCCACACCATCCGCTACTGGGTGGCCGGTGCTGAAGATGCTGAGCCGTTGTTGCTGATTCACGGTTTCCCTACCGCGAGCTGGGATTGGCACTACCTGTGGGCACCGTTGGCCGAGCGCTACCGGGTGATCGCCTGCGACATGCTTGGCTTCGGTTATTCCGCCAAGCCTCGCGGCCATGATTACAGCCTGCTGGAGCAGGCGGATCTGCAACAGGCGTTGCTGGCGCACCTCGGCGAGCAGCGGCCCTTGCATGTGCTGGCACACGATTATGGCGACAGCGTGGCGCAGGAAATGATTGCCCGGCACCAGGACGGTCGAGTGAAGCTGGCCAGTTGCGTGTTTCTCAACGGCGGCCTGTTTCCCGAGACTCACCATCCGGTACGTGTGCAGAAATTGCTGCTGGGTCCGCTTGGCCCTCTGGTTGGCCGCCTGTTCTCGCGGCGCAAGTTGGCGCAGAGCTTTGCCCGTATTTTTGGCCCGCGCTCGCAGGCCAGTGATGCCGAGCTGGACGCCCTCTGGCAACTGGTGAAGTACAACAATGGCCCTGCGGTGATGCACCGGCTGATCCGTTACATGCCAGAGCGACGCCAACAGCGTGAGCGCTGGGTCACGGCGATGCAGGCGACGACAGTGCCGATGCGGGTGATCGACGGGGCGTTCGATCCAATCTCCGGGGCACACATGGTGGCGCGCTATCGCGAGTTGATAGCCGATGCCGACACGGTCCTGCTGGACGACATCGGCCATTACCCACAGCTCGAGGCGCCGCAGCAGGTGCTGGAGCACTATCTGCAGTTCGTTGAGGGAACAAGGAGTGATGATGCGTAG
- a CDS encoding antibiotic biosynthesis monooxygenase: MSPVTLMVARRVANGRYHDFIAWLREGEHLATDFPGYLGSGVLAPPPGDDEFQIVFRFSDEQTMAAWEHSASRQAWLARGTGLFAQPQEKRAVGLDAWFGSAHRQTPRWKQSVAIWLAFFPVSLAFNLLFGPWLSDLPLVTRVLLSTLALTPLMTYLFIPLSTRLLEPWLQGTSTPRLSKRAASIGKS, encoded by the coding sequence ATGTCCCCCGTTACCCTCATGGTGGCGCGTCGCGTCGCCAATGGCCGCTATCACGACTTCATCGCCTGGCTGCGTGAAGGCGAGCACCTGGCCACCGACTTCCCTGGTTACCTCGGCTCCGGCGTTCTGGCACCTCCGCCCGGCGATGACGAATTCCAGATCGTGTTCCGTTTCAGCGACGAGCAGACCATGGCCGCCTGGGAACATTCGGCTTCGCGTCAGGCCTGGCTCGCACGCGGTACCGGCCTGTTCGCCCAACCGCAGGAGAAGCGCGCCGTAGGCCTCGATGCCTGGTTCGGCAGCGCCCACCGGCAAACACCGCGCTGGAAGCAGAGCGTGGCCATCTGGCTGGCCTTCTTCCCGGTTTCGCTGGCCTTCAACCTGCTGTTCGGCCCCTGGCTTAGCGACCTGCCGCTGGTCACGCGTGTACTGCTTTCCACCCTGGCACTGACGCCGCTGATGACCTACCTGTTCATCCCGCTGTCCACACGCCTGCTGGAACCATGGCTTCAAGGCACCTCCACGCCCCGGCTGAGTAAACGCGCGGCCAGCATCGGCAAATCCTGA
- a CDS encoding DUF1244 domain-containing protein, with protein sequence MTEQERLELEAAAFRALVQHLRDRTDVQNIELMNLAGFCRNCLSKWYKAAADDLGVDVSIDQARETVYGMPYADWKAKHQKEASAEQKAAFEKGKHA encoded by the coding sequence ATGACCGAGCAAGAACGTCTCGAACTGGAAGCCGCAGCCTTTCGCGCCCTGGTGCAACACCTGCGTGATCGCACTGACGTACAGAATATCGAGCTGATGAACCTGGCCGGCTTCTGCCGTAACTGCCTGTCGAAGTGGTACAAGGCCGCCGCCGATGATCTTGGCGTCGACGTGAGCATCGACCAGGCCCGTGAAACCGTGTACGGCATGCCCTATGCCGACTGGAAGGCCAAGCACCAGAAAGAAGCCTCGGCCGAGCAGAAAGCCGCATTCGAAAAAGGAAAACACGCATGA
- a CDS encoding HopJ type III effector protein → MTALTDLRSRLQQDDFAFSETLAFVAEHYDYQPSAFRNGDVENAAGQNEGSCKTLGLALLEGFNQDEALRAFGEHYRSVVATPDGSDHGNIRALMTHGLEGVTFEQQPLKAKQ, encoded by the coding sequence ATGACCGCCCTCACCGACCTGCGCAGCCGCTTGCAGCAGGACGACTTCGCCTTCAGCGAAACCCTGGCCTTCGTCGCCGAGCACTATGACTATCAGCCCAGCGCCTTTCGCAATGGAGACGTGGAAAACGCTGCCGGGCAGAACGAAGGCTCGTGCAAGACGCTGGGCCTGGCCCTGCTCGAAGGATTCAACCAGGACGAAGCCCTGCGCGCCTTCGGCGAACACTATCGCAGCGTGGTGGCCACGCCGGACGGCAGCGATCACGGCAATATTCGCGCGTTGATGACTCACGGCCTGGAAGGCGTGACGTTCGAGCAACAGCCACTCAAAGCCAAGCAATAG
- a CDS encoding DUF1569 domain-containing protein: MRRRTLLKGAAVGGVAALGAGFWALPTSPRPAAVSLDGARQVLDELQGRALVATRGWSPQEVFNHCAQSIEYSMDGYPELKPAWFRHSVGPAAFAVFSVRGAMRHPLDEVIPGAAPLAEPASQELALQRLQAAFERFAGYDGELQPHFAYGALDHAEYAEAHVMHLYNHLSLIRPA; encoded by the coding sequence ATGCGTAGGCGTACCCTGTTGAAAGGCGCTGCTGTCGGCGGTGTGGCGGCTCTGGGGGCTGGTTTCTGGGCGTTACCGACCAGTCCGCGGCCGGCGGCCGTCAGCCTGGATGGCGCGCGCCAGGTGCTCGATGAATTGCAGGGGCGGGCGTTGGTCGCCACCCGTGGCTGGAGTCCGCAAGAAGTGTTCAATCACTGCGCACAGAGCATCGAGTACTCCATGGACGGTTATCCCGAGCTGAAGCCCGCCTGGTTTCGTCACAGCGTTGGGCCGGCAGCCTTTGCCGTGTTCAGTGTTCGTGGGGCCATGCGTCATCCGCTCGACGAGGTCATTCCAGGTGCCGCGCCGCTGGCCGAACCGGCTAGCCAGGAACTGGCATTGCAGCGCCTGCAGGCGGCCTTCGAACGCTTCGCCGGCTACGACGGCGAACTGCAACCCCACTTCGCCTACGGTGCACTCGATCATGCCGAATATGCCGAGGCGCACGTGATGCATCTCTACAACCATCTGAGTCTGATTCGTCCCGCCTGA
- a CDS encoding class II aldolase/adducin family protein, which translates to MNAPLKLPAVKNQVSEAEWRARVDLAACYRLIALYGWDDLIFTHISAKVPGTEDFLINPYGLMFHEITASSLVKVDLAGTKLMDSPFDINPAGYTIHSAVHEVRHDVGCVLHIHTAAGIAVSAQKQGLLPLSQQSLFVLASLAYHGYEGVALNHDEKARLQADLGEKNFMILPNHGLLTAFGSIADAFLGMFILQRACEIQVMAQSGGSELIHIPQQILDGAQAMIAGVMKSPQGMGGSLPWPALLRKLDQQMPGYDQ; encoded by the coding sequence GTGAACGCTCCGCTGAAGCTCCCTGCCGTGAAGAACCAAGTGTCTGAAGCCGAATGGCGCGCCCGTGTCGACCTGGCCGCCTGCTATCGGCTGATTGCCCTGTACGGCTGGGACGATCTGATCTTCACCCATATTTCCGCCAAGGTGCCGGGCACCGAAGATTTCCTCATCAACCCCTATGGGCTGATGTTCCACGAAATCACTGCATCCAGCCTGGTGAAGGTCGACCTGGCGGGCACCAAGCTGATGGACAGCCCGTTCGACATCAATCCGGCCGGCTACACCATCCACAGTGCGGTACACGAGGTGCGTCACGATGTTGGCTGCGTGCTGCATATCCACACCGCGGCAGGCATCGCCGTGTCGGCGCAGAAGCAGGGGTTGCTGCCGCTCTCGCAGCAGTCGCTGTTCGTGCTCGCCAGCCTGGCGTATCACGGCTACGAGGGGGTGGCGCTGAACCACGACGAGAAGGCGCGCCTGCAGGCTGACCTGGGTGAGAAGAACTTCATGATCCTGCCCAATCACGGTCTGCTCACGGCTTTCGGCAGCATTGCCGATGCCTTCCTCGGCATGTTCATCCTGCAGCGTGCCTGCGAGATTCAGGTGATGGCGCAGAGTGGCGGCTCGGAGCTGATCCATATTCCTCAGCAGATTCTCGATGGTGCTCAAGCGATGATCGCCGGGGTGATGAAGAGCCCGCAGGGTATGGGCGGTTCGCTGCCTTGGCCGGCGTTGTTGCGCAAACTCGACCAGCAGATGCCGGGCTACGACCAGTGA
- a CDS encoding PilZ domain-containing protein produces MQSDPLLTQDELDYIQKILSTSSRKRRPSTAPQLAIGEQLSQLLSRLGNKEQLSLDTHRDDQHLSFPLHLIQDEQSHPRLELGTPLIFEHGVNERPWRLEPPAPLTLLDSNDRPSGLQAIELSHSGMLVHYGKPGSPAKDQLLQLMLPQQRRVQLRARLVRRISQTRYAYSLATLHEEDEQTLRQYLFEQHSDLQHRTATVG; encoded by the coding sequence ATGCAAAGCGACCCGCTGCTGACTCAGGACGAACTGGATTACATCCAGAAGATCCTTTCCACCTCCTCGCGCAAGCGCCGTCCCAGCACGGCGCCACAGTTGGCCATTGGCGAACAGCTGAGCCAACTACTCAGCCGTCTGGGCAATAAAGAACAACTGAGCCTGGACACTCACCGCGACGACCAACACCTGAGCTTTCCCTTGCACCTGATTCAGGATGAGCAAAGCCATCCACGCCTGGAGCTGGGCACCCCACTGATCTTCGAACACGGGGTCAATGAGCGGCCCTGGCGCCTGGAGCCGCCAGCACCGCTGACCTTGCTCGACAGCAACGACCGCCCCAGCGGCCTACAGGCAATTGAGCTATCGCACAGCGGCATGCTGGTGCATTACGGCAAGCCAGGCAGCCCGGCCAAGGATCAGTTGCTGCAGCTGATGCTGCCGCAACAGCGTCGCGTACAGCTGCGCGCACGCCTGGTGCGACGCATCAGCCAGACGCGCTATGCCTACAGCCTGGCAACCCTGCATGAGGAAGACGAGCAGACGCTGCGCCAGTACCTTTTCGAGCAACACAGCGACCTTCAGCATCGCACCGCAACGGTTGGCTGA
- the folM gene encoding dihydromonapterin reductase: MSAASFPILITGAGQRVGLYCAERLLDDGQAVIISYRQERDSITRLRERGAIALQADFSDEAGILAFIEQLKTHCSGLRAIVHNASQWLAETPGEEAEAFRQLFTVHMLAPYLINLHCSELLLRSEQADIVHVSDDVVRKGSANRPAYCASKAGLESLTLSFAARLAPRIKVNGIAPALLMFNDGDDQAYRNKALSKSALGLEPGPQVFYQSLRYLLDTPYLTGTTLTLNGGRHLK, translated from the coding sequence ATGAGCGCTGCCAGCTTTCCCATCCTGATCACCGGCGCCGGCCAGCGGGTCGGCCTGTACTGCGCCGAGCGCCTGCTCGATGACGGCCAGGCGGTGATCATCAGCTACCGCCAGGAGCGCGACAGCATCACCCGCCTGCGCGAGCGCGGCGCCATCGCCTTGCAGGCAGACTTCAGCGATGAAGCCGGCATTCTCGCCTTCATCGAACAGCTCAAGACGCATTGCTCCGGGCTGCGCGCCATCGTCCACAACGCCTCGCAGTGGTTGGCCGAAACACCCGGCGAAGAAGCCGAGGCCTTCCGCCAGCTGTTCACCGTGCACATGCTCGCGCCCTACCTGATCAACCTGCATTGCAGCGAGTTGCTGCTGCGTTCGGAGCAGGCCGACATCGTCCACGTCAGCGACGACGTGGTGCGCAAGGGCAGCGCCAACCGTCCGGCCTACTGCGCCAGCAAGGCCGGCCTGGAAAGCCTGACACTGTCCTTCGCCGCGCGCCTGGCACCTCGCATCAAGGTCAACGGCATCGCCCCGGCGCTGCTGATGTTCAATGACGGCGACGACCAGGCCTACCGCAACAAGGCCCTGAGCAAATCGGCACTCGGCCTCGAGCCCGGCCCGCAGGTTTTCTACCAGAGCCTGCGCTACCTGCTGGACACCCCCTATCTGACCGGCACCACCCTTACCCTCAACGGCGGCCGCCACCTCAAGTGA
- the folX gene encoding dihydroneopterin triphosphate 2'-epimerase — MPRLEPGMARIRVKDLRLRTYIGIKEEEINNKQDVLINLTILYPAVDAVQVNDIDHALNYRTITKAIIAHVEGNRFALLERLTQEILDLVMANPAVRYAEVEVDKPHALRFAESVSITLAGHR, encoded by the coding sequence ATGCCGCGACTGGAACCCGGAATGGCGCGTATCCGCGTCAAGGATCTGCGCCTGCGCACCTACATCGGCATCAAGGAAGAGGAGATCAACAACAAGCAGGACGTGTTGATCAACCTGACCATTCTCTATCCGGCCGTCGATGCCGTGCAGGTCAACGATATCGACCACGCCCTGAACTACCGCACCATCACCAAGGCGATCATCGCTCACGTCGAGGGCAATCGCTTCGCCCTGCTCGAACGCCTGACCCAGGAGATTCTCGATCTGGTGATGGCCAACCCGGCGGTGCGCTACGCCGAGGTGGAAGTGGACAAACCGCATGCCCTGCGTTTCGCCGAGTCGGTATCGATCACCCTGGCCGGGCACCGCTGA
- a CDS encoding MerR family transcriptional regulator, which yields MSEFVGARSPISSALKQEELFPIREVSRLTGVNPVTLRAWERRYGLIQPTRTDSGHRLYSQADIDAVRSILAWIERGVAVSKVGSILAKSVASRSVATPAYNEVSSDDWSQWQEQLRRALENFDEPRLDRLYGQIFSCYPLAVVFQDILMPLWQELLLRQDDVGQRGEWLLLDGFLRGRCWQRLQLGRDESRDRILLASLPGQCRELELLVAALLLSNQDSDVTLMGPGVPLKDLALICERMQPQALVLFSNQPPGEDFPRQLSRLALALECPLLLAGDSSDLAEESLAGSPIACLGNEGRVMQRRLQQFLAGHLDT from the coding sequence ATGTCCGAATTTGTTGGTGCCAGATCACCCATTTCCAGTGCGCTGAAGCAGGAAGAACTGTTTCCGATTCGTGAGGTTTCGCGGCTGACGGGCGTCAACCCTGTCACCTTGCGCGCCTGGGAGCGGCGCTACGGCTTGATCCAGCCGACTCGTACCGACAGCGGTCACCGTCTTTACTCGCAAGCCGATATCGATGCCGTGCGCAGCATCCTGGCCTGGATCGAACGCGGTGTCGCGGTCAGCAAGGTCGGCTCGATCCTGGCCAAGAGCGTCGCCAGTCGCAGCGTCGCCACACCGGCTTACAACGAAGTCAGCAGCGATGACTGGAGTCAGTGGCAGGAGCAACTGCGTCGTGCCTTGGAGAATTTCGACGAGCCGCGCCTTGATCGGCTGTATGGCCAGATTTTTTCCTGCTATCCGCTGGCGGTGGTGTTTCAGGACATTCTGATGCCGCTGTGGCAGGAACTGTTGCTGCGTCAGGATGACGTTGGTCAGCGTGGCGAATGGCTTCTGCTTGACGGCTTTCTCAGGGGACGCTGCTGGCAGCGTCTGCAACTGGGCCGTGATGAGTCGCGTGACCGTATCCTGCTGGCATCGCTGCCGGGGCAGTGCCGTGAGCTGGAGTTGCTGGTAGCTGCCTTGCTGCTGAGCAACCAGGACTCCGATGTGACGCTGATGGGGCCGGGCGTCCCCCTGAAGGATCTGGCGCTGATCTGTGAGCGGATGCAACCGCAGGCGCTGGTGCTGTTCAGCAACCAGCCGCCAGGCGAGGATTTTCCGCGTCAGCTTTCACGTCTGGCACTGGCGTTGGAATGCCCGTTGTTGCTGGCCGGCGACAGCTCCGATCTTGCCGAAGAAAGCCTGGCGGGTTCACCCATTGCCTGCCTGGGCAATGAAGGGCGAGTCATGCAGCGTCGCTTGCAGCAGTTTCTCGCCGGTCATCTCGACACCTGA
- a CDS encoding SDR family oxidoreductase has protein sequence MSDAIRFEDQVVIVTGAGGGLGRAHALLFARHGAKVVVNDLGGSTHGEGANASAADKVVEEIKAFGGSAVANYDSVTDGDKIVQTALDHFGRIDVLVNNAGILRDKSFHKMEDADWDLVYKVHVEGAYKTTYAAWPHLREQNYGRVIFTSSTSGIYGNFGQSNYGMAKLGLYGLTRTLAIEGRKNNILVNAIAPTGATRMTEGLIPPQVFEQLKPELISPLVVYLGSDACQDTGGLFEVGGGWVGKVRWERSLGAGFDPKAGFAPEDVAAQWQRICDFDGAAHPADNVEALKEMMANLQKYAL, from the coding sequence ATGAGTGATGCCATCCGTTTCGAAGATCAAGTGGTGATAGTCACCGGTGCCGGTGGTGGCCTCGGTCGCGCCCATGCACTGCTGTTCGCACGTCATGGCGCCAAGGTAGTGGTCAACGACCTGGGCGGCAGCACTCACGGTGAGGGCGCCAACGCCTCGGCCGCGGACAAGGTGGTGGAAGAGATCAAGGCCTTTGGTGGCAGTGCTGTGGCCAACTACGATTCGGTAACCGATGGCGACAAGATCGTGCAGACCGCGCTGGATCACTTCGGGCGCATCGATGTGCTGGTGAACAACGCCGGCATCCTGCGTGACAAGAGCTTCCACAAGATGGAGGACGCCGACTGGGATCTGGTCTACAAGGTGCACGTCGAGGGCGCCTACAAGACCACCTATGCTGCCTGGCCCCATCTGCGCGAACAGAATTACGGTCGGGTGATCTTCACTTCGTCCACCTCCGGCATCTACGGCAACTTTGGCCAGAGCAACTACGGCATGGCCAAGCTCGGTCTCTATGGTCTGACCCGTACGCTGGCCATCGAAGGCCGCAAGAACAACATTCTGGTCAATGCCATCGCACCTACCGGTGCCACGCGCATGACCGAAGGATTGATCCCGCCCCAGGTATTCGAGCAGCTCAAGCCCGAGCTGATCAGCCCGTTGGTGGTTTATCTCGGCAGCGACGCCTGCCAGGACACCGGTGGCTTGTTCGAAGTCGGTGGTGGCTGGGTCGGCAAGGTTCGCTGGGAGCGTAGCCTCGGGGCTGGCTTCGATCCCAAGGCGGGTTTCGCGCCGGAAGATGTCGCCGCGCAGTGGCAGCGCATCTGTGATTTCGATGGCGCGGCGCATCCGGCCGATAACGTCGAGGCACTCAAGGAAATGATGGCGAATCTGCAGAAGTACGCCCTCTGA
- the folE gene encoding GTP cyclohydrolase I FolE: MSEPLSQQYREILVGLGENPEREGLLDTPKRAAKAMQYLCHGYQQSLEEIVNGALFESDNDEMVIVKDIELYSLCEHHLLPFIGKAHVAYIPTGKVLGLSKVARIVDMFARRLQIQENLTKQIADAVQSVTNAAGVAVVIEAKHMCMMMRGVEKQNSVMSSSVMLGAFRESYNTRHEFLQLIGRNN; encoded by the coding sequence ATGAGCGAACCTCTTTCCCAGCAATACCGCGAGATTCTTGTAGGCCTCGGTGAAAACCCCGAGCGCGAGGGCCTGCTCGACACACCGAAGCGCGCGGCCAAAGCCATGCAGTACCTCTGCCACGGTTATCAGCAGTCACTGGAAGAAATCGTCAACGGCGCGTTGTTCGAGTCGGACAACGACGAGATGGTGATCGTCAAGGACATCGAGCTGTATTCGCTGTGCGAACACCACCTGCTGCCCTTCATTGGCAAGGCGCATGTCGCCTACATCCCGACCGGCAAGGTGCTTGGCCTGTCCAAGGTGGCCCGGATCGTCGACATGTTCGCTCGCCGTCTGCAGATCCAGGAGAACCTCACCAAGCAGATCGCCGATGCCGTGCAGAGCGTGACCAATGCCGCCGGTGTTGCCGTGGTGATCGAAGCCAAGCACATGTGCATGATGATGCGCGGGGTGGAAAAGCAGAACTCGGTCATGAGCAGCTCGGTGATGCTCGGCGCGTTCCGCGAGTCCTACAATACCCGCCATGAATTCCTGCAACTGATCGGACGGAACAACTAA
- a CDS encoding crotonase/enoyl-CoA hydratase family protein, giving the protein MSVIIEQHGPVTTLIIDRPQVRNAVDRPTAQALADALRAFEADEQARVAVLSGAAGTFCAGADLAAVAEGGARANRLEVEGDGPMGPSRMLLGKPLIAAIEGHAVAGGLELALLADLRVMASDAILGVFCRRFGVPLIDGGTVRLPRLIGQGRALDLILTGRPVEADEALQMGLVNRVCEPGQALPLAQALAAQIAAFPQRCMLADRASVHGQWSLPLDAALRAEFEGGMAVVGSGETQAGARRFRDGAGRHGRF; this is encoded by the coding sequence ATGTCCGTGATCATCGAGCAGCATGGCCCGGTCACTACCCTGATCATCGACCGACCCCAGGTGCGCAATGCAGTGGATCGTCCCACGGCGCAGGCCCTGGCCGATGCCCTGCGCGCCTTCGAGGCGGACGAGCAGGCGCGTGTCGCGGTGTTGAGTGGCGCGGCTGGCACCTTCTGCGCGGGAGCTGATCTTGCTGCCGTCGCCGAAGGTGGGGCGCGTGCCAATCGGCTGGAGGTCGAGGGTGACGGGCCGATGGGGCCGAGTCGCATGCTCCTGGGTAAGCCGTTGATCGCCGCCATCGAGGGCCACGCGGTAGCCGGTGGTCTTGAGTTGGCGTTGCTCGCGGATCTGCGAGTGATGGCCAGCGATGCGATTCTCGGGGTGTTCTGCCGGCGCTTCGGTGTGCCCCTGATCGACGGTGGCACGGTGCGTTTGCCTCGCCTCATCGGTCAAGGGCGGGCGCTGGATCTGATTCTCACAGGCCGACCGGTCGAGGCCGATGAAGCCTTGCAGATGGGGCTGGTCAACCGTGTCTGCGAGCCAGGGCAGGCATTACCACTGGCCCAGGCGCTAGCAGCGCAGATAGCGGCCTTTCCGCAGCGCTGCATGCTCGCCGACCGTGCCAGTGTTCATGGGCAATGGTCGTTGCCATTGGATGCAGCGCTACGCGCCGAATTCGAGGGTGGGATGGCAGTGGTGGGCAGTGGCGAGACGCAGGCCGGCGCGCGTCGCTTTCGTGATGGCGCGGGACGACACGGCCGATTCTGA
- a CDS encoding flavodoxin — MKIAILSGSVYGTAEEVARHAERQLKAAGLEAWHKSNMSLDELLAFAPDAFLTVTSTTGMGELPDNLLPLYSEIRDRLPAWSGLPGAVLALGDSSYDTFCGGGELIRELYAELGLREVVEMLRLDSSETVTPESDAEPWLQELAAALQG, encoded by the coding sequence ATGAAAATCGCCATCCTCTCGGGTTCGGTCTACGGCACCGCAGAAGAAGTCGCCCGCCACGCCGAACGTCAACTCAAGGCTGCTGGCCTGGAGGCCTGGCACAAATCGAACATGAGCCTGGACGAACTGCTGGCCTTCGCGCCGGATGCCTTCCTCACCGTGACCTCGACCACGGGCATGGGCGAGCTACCCGACAATCTGCTGCCGCTGTACAGCGAGATTCGCGACCGTTTGCCAGCCTGGAGTGGTTTGCCGGGCGCGGTGCTGGCGTTGGGTGATTCCAGTTACGACACCTTCTGTGGCGGCGGCGAGCTGATCCGCGAACTCTATGCCGAGTTGGGGCTGCGCGAGGTGGTCGAGATGCTGCGCCTGGATTCCAGTGAAACCGTCACGCCTGAAAGCGATGCCGAGCCCTGGTTGCAGGAACTTGCTGCGGCCTTGCAGGGCTGA